A single window of Flavipsychrobacter sp. DNA harbors:
- the pfkA gene encoding 6-phosphofructokinase: protein MKTSIKKIGVMTSGGDSPGMNAAVRAVVRTAIYNNIDVYGIRRGYQGMIEGDIYKMEATNVSNIIQRGGTILKTARSEEFRTEEGMQKAYEQLQKNGIEALVLIGGDGTFTGAVKFFEKYTIPAVGIPGTIDKDLAGTDYTIGYDTAVNTAVEAIDKIKDTAEAHDRLFIIEVMGRDAGYIALNSGIACGAEDILIPETITNIDNVLNRIGEDELRKKTVHILVVAEGDDFGGAEEVYAEVKKRFPKKDARTCVLGHIQRGGAPTFADRVLASRLGYASVNALIAGKTQVMAGVINGEVVYTPLAKVVKENTAIREDMLEMIRVLAI, encoded by the coding sequence ATGAAAACAAGTATTAAGAAAATTGGTGTCATGACTTCAGGTGGCGATAGCCCGGGCATGAATGCTGCGGTAAGGGCTGTAGTACGTACGGCCATATACAACAATATTGATGTATACGGCATACGCAGAGGCTATCAAGGAATGATAGAGGGAGATATCTATAAAATGGAGGCAACTAATGTTTCTAATATTATACAAAGAGGTGGTACGATATTGAAAACTGCCCGAAGTGAAGAGTTTAGAACAGAAGAAGGAATGCAGAAGGCCTATGAGCAATTACAGAAGAATGGCATAGAAGCCTTGGTGCTAATAGGAGGTGATGGAACATTTACAGGCGCGGTAAAATTCTTTGAAAAATATACAATACCTGCGGTGGGTATTCCTGGTACAATAGATAAGGATCTAGCAGGTACTGATTATACTATAGGGTATGACACCGCAGTAAATACAGCAGTAGAGGCTATTGATAAAATTAAAGACACCGCCGAAGCTCACGATAGGTTGTTTATCATAGAAGTGATGGGAAGAGATGCAGGATATATAGCACTCAACAGTGGTATAGCCTGTGGGGCAGAGGATATACTTATACCTGAAACAATAACGAATATTGATAATGTGCTGAATAGAATAGGTGAAGATGAACTGCGTAAAAAGACCGTGCATATACTAGTTGTAGCAGAAGGAGATGACTTTGGAGGGGCGGAAGAAGTATATGCAGAAGTTAAAAAACGTTTTCCTAAAAAAGATGCAAGAACATGTGTGCTAGGGCATATACAGCGCGGTGGGGCTCCTACATTTGCTGACAGGGTATTGGCTAGTAGATTGGGGTATGCATCGGTAAACGCACTAATAGCAGGTAAAACACAAGTGATGGCAGGTGTTATAAATGGTGAGGTAGTATATACACCATTGGCTAAAGTGGTTAAAGAAAATACAGCTATAAGAGAAGACATGTTGGAGATGATAAGGGTATTAGCAATATAG
- a CDS encoding BtrH N-terminal domain-containing protein — translation MSIIDFKHYQHAHCESGVTSNLLKFEGIDVSEPMVFGIGSGIFFAHLSFVKVSGTPGSTFRTFPGTIFKQITKRLNIEMEKQRFRTPEAAMQALDDVLAQGKPVGMGSSVYYLPYLPEAFRFHFNAHNLVVYGKEGDEYLVSDPILEDVSRIKAEDLAKARFAKGFPEPKGLMYYVKSAPKEMDFPKAIKAGIKQTCFFMLSPPLPWFGNKGIFHLANQIQKYPKKLTPRKSALYLGNVIRMQEEIGTGGAGFRFLYAAFLQEAGEMLQRDDLKELSEELTVIGDDWRNFAYHSARQMKNRTSDLVSYDELADMLRVCGTKEKDFFTRLGKIKW, via the coding sequence ATGAGTATAATTGATTTTAAGCATTACCAGCACGCTCATTGTGAGAGTGGCGTAACATCAAATTTGTTGAAGTTTGAAGGTATAGATGTAAGTGAACCTATGGTATTTGGTATAGGTTCAGGTATTTTCTTTGCGCATCTGTCCTTTGTAAAAGTGAGTGGTACTCCGGGTTCTACATTTAGAACATTCCCGGGCACAATATTTAAGCAGATAACAAAACGCTTGAATATAGAGATGGAGAAACAGCGTTTTCGCACACCGGAAGCTGCTATGCAAGCTTTAGATGATGTTTTAGCGCAAGGTAAGCCTGTAGGTATGGGTAGTAGTGTCTATTATTTGCCGTATTTACCCGAGGCCTTTCGTTTTCATTTTAATGCGCATAATCTCGTAGTATATGGTAAAGAGGGAGATGAATATTTAGTGAGTGATCCGATACTAGAAGACGTATCAAGAATAAAGGCAGAAGACTTGGCAAAAGCTCGTTTTGCGAAAGGTTTCCCCGAGCCTAAGGGCTTGATGTATTACGTAAAGTCTGCTCCTAAAGAGATGGATTTTCCTAAAGCAATTAAAGCAGGTATTAAGCAAACCTGTTTCTTTATGTTATCTCCTCCATTGCCTTGGTTTGGTAATAAGGGTATATTTCATTTAGCTAATCAAATACAAAAATACCCTAAGAAACTAACTCCTAGAAAGTCAGCATTATACTTAGGAAATGTAATACGTATGCAGGAGGAAATAGGTACAGGAGGTGCAGGTTTTAGATTCTTGTATGCGGCATTTCTGCAAGAGGCAGGGGAAATGCTGCAAAGAGACGACTTAAAAGAACTATCTGAAGAATTGACAGTGATCGGTGATGATTGGCGGAATTTTGCCTATCATTCGGCACGACAAATGAAAAATAGGACATCGGACCTAGTGTCTTACGATGAGCTGGCAGATATGTTGCGTGTGTGCGGAACAAAAGAAAAAGACTTTTTTACGCGCTTGGGCAAGATCAAATGGTAG